The sequence below is a genomic window from Sneathiella marina.
CCCATTTCTTCAATGGCGTCTTCCCGATTAGCACCATATGTCACCAACTTGGCAATCATCGGGTCATAGAACATGGTGATTTCGGAGCCTTCCGTTACCCCCGTATCTACCCGGACATTTTCTCCTTTGGGTATGGTATAGCGGCGCAAGCGACCGATTGAAGGCAGGAATCCCCGATACGGGTCCTCTGCATAGAGCCGGCTTTCGACAGCCCACCCTGTCAGGGTCACGTCATCTTGCTGTAGATCCAATTTTTCCCCATAGGCTATGCGGATCATTTGCTCGACCAGATCGACGCCGGTGATTAGCTCGGTTACCGGATGTTCAACCTGCAGCCGCGTATTCATTTCCAGGAAATAGAAACTCCGGTCTGCTCCAACGATAAACTCCACCGTTCCAGCAGAATGATAATCCACCTCACGGGCCAGTGCGACAGCCTGCTCGCCCATGGCTTTGCGCAGATCCTCATCCAGAAATGGGCTCGGGGCTTCTTCGATAACCTTTTGATGGCGCCGCTGGATCGAGCATTCACGCTCTCCCAAATAGATGCAATTGCCATGCTTGTCCGCAAGAACCTGAATTTCAATATGACGCGGATCTACAACAAATTTCTCGATAAAGATCCGGTCGTCGCCAAAGCTGCTTATGGCTTCATTTTTTGCCGATTGGAATCCTTCTCGGGCTTCATCGTCATCATAGGCAACGCGCATGCCCTTACCACCACCGCCGGCGGACGCCTTGATCATCACAGGGTATCCGATTTCACCTGAAATCTTGACTGCGTGATCGGCATCTTCAATCAGATCCATATGACCCGGGACCGTGCTGACACCGGCTTCCAGTGCGAGCTTCTTGGAAGCTATCTTGTCACCCATGGAAGCGATGGCCTTCTGGCCTGGTCCGATAAAGGCAATTCCTGCTTCATCCAGCGCATCGGCAAACGCCTGATTTTCAGACAAAAACCCATAGCCTGGATGGACAGCTTCCGCCCCCGTCTGCTTACAGGCATCAATGATCTTGTCGATAATCAGATAACTTTCGGCCGCCGCGGCCGGCCCGATATGCACTGCTTCATCGGCATTTCGCATATGAACCGCCCCGTCATCTGCTTCTGAATAGACAGCAACGGTTTTAATACCCATTTCCTGCGCCGAACGTATAACCCGGCAAGCGATTTCACCGCGATTGGCGATAAGGATTTTTTTGAACATTTTTTTTCCTTTTCCTTACAGACCTAAAGCGGAATGTTGCCGTGTTTTTTCCACGGATTTTCAAGTTGTTTGTTTTTCAGCATTCTAAGCGACGAGGCAACACGATGCCGTGTGTTATTGGGCATGATCACATCATCAATAAATCCGCGGTTACCTGCGATAAAAGGATTGGCGAAGCGTTCCTGATATTCGTCGGTACGTTTCTGGATTTTTTCCTCATCCCCTATCTCGGAGCGAAAAATAATCTCAACAGCACCTTTCGAACCCATCACCGCAATTTCAGCTGATGGCCAGGCGTAATTGACATCGCCACGCAAATGCTTTGATGACATCACGTCATAAGCACCGCCATAGGCTTTTCGGGTAATCACGGTAACTTTCGGTACCGTTGCCTCGGCGTAGGCATAAAGCAATTTTGCCCCATGTTTGATAATGCCACCATATTCCTGCGATGTTCCGGGAAGAAAGCCGGGAACATCAACCAACGTGACGATGGGAATGTTGAAACAGTCACAAAAGCGGACAAATCGAGCAGCTTTGCGCGAGCTGTCAATATCGAGGCAGCCCGCAAGAACCATGGGCTGGTTAGCGACGATACCAACAGTTTGTCCTTCCATACGCCCAAAACCAGTGATGATATTTTTAGCGAAATCAGGCTGGATTTCGAAGAAATCACCTTCATCTACCAGTTTTTCGACCAATTCCATCATGTCGTAGGGCTTATTGGCATTGCTGGGGATCAGGGTATCCAATGAGGCTTCACGGCGATCCGGATCGTCGAAACTTTTGCGAACCGGTGACGTTTCCAGATTACTGGAAGGGAGAAAATCCACCAGCCGGCGGACTTCATTGAGAACTTCAACATCATTGTCATAGGCATTATCTGCAACCGACGATTTGCTGGTATGGGTCCCTGCTCCGCCCAATTCCTCGGCCGTGACCGTTTCGTTCGTCACCGTTTTCACCACGTCCGGGCCTGTCACGAACATGTAGGAACTATCCCGAACCATAAAGATAAAATCAGTCATCGCTGGCGAGTACACAGCACCACCGGCACAGGGGCCCATGATAACCGAGATCTGCGGGACCACACCCGACGCCATAACGTTGCGCTGGAAAACCTCGGCATATCCCGCCAGACTGTCGATCCCTTCCTGGATCCGGGCTCCGCCGGAATCATTGATCCCGATCACCGGGGCTCCGACTTGAACCGCCTTGTCCATGACCTTGCAGATTTTCTTGGCATGATATTCGGAAAGTGAGCCGCCAAACACCGTGAAGTCCTGACTGAACACAAACACAAGCTTACCATTAACGGTGCCATGGCCGGTAACGACGCCGTCACCAATAACCGCTTCATTTTCCATTCCAAACTCGGTACAGCGATGCTCGACGAACATATCCCATTCTTCAAAGGAATTTTCATCAAGAAGGAGCAGGATCCGCTCTCTGGCTGTCAGTTTACCTTTGCTATGCTGCGATTCTATTCGATGCTGCCCGCCACCCAGCCGGGCTTTCGCGCGCTTTTCCTCCAGCTGCTGAATAATGTCCTGCATAATCCCTCCTTAGACTAAAATACCGCTTAACGCCAAAAAGCGCGTGCTTGCCATTAGGCTTTTTTTATTATTTTTACGGCGGATTAACGCCTCTTCATCTGCACCCCAATTTTCCATGGTATGCGTTTCGTCCAACTCGCTTATGTCAAACGCTTCACTAGCTGACAAATGACCATCCAGTACCGCCAAACTAATAACCAAGGATCCGCAAAGCGCTGTAATATTATAGAGTGGCGCAAGCGTCATGTCTTCTTGTGCATTTACGACCGCCGCCAGCTTTGCCAATTGGCTTTCATCTTGCGCGATATGGGCGATCGAGTTCGTCGTATTCAACTGTGCCCCATGTCGCGATTTTACCCAGACAAGCAACGGATCCCAAGCTGCGGATTGCTTTACAATCAGGCTTTCCGGATAGGCTGCACGATAACAAATCAGATCCGTTCCGCCATAAGCGACAATATCTTCAATGACTTTTTGCCGCTGCGTTGTCACTCGGTCAATTGCTGTCGCGGCCGCTTGCATCAACGGCATGGATGCCGGTTCTACTGTTTCTTTCTGGGCGAGCCATTCCTCGGCAATGGCCTCGGCCAATGCCTTTGTTGGCAAAGATACAAGGGATTTTGCCGGTGTTTTTATTGGCCGCTCATCAAGGAGAACCGAGTATCCCGCCTCCTCCTTACCCACGGTCACATTTTCATAAAAACGTTTCATTTTTCAGTCTGCACTCAATCCAAACCTAACAGTCGTTAGGTTTTATAACGGCTCTCTCGAAAAATGCAAGCAATCACTGAGCTTTACAACGGCAAAACAAGGTTGATCAATTCTTCAAAATCATGGATCAAATATTTGGCACCACTTTCCTGAAGCTCCTGATCGTTGTGATACCCCCAGGAAACACCTACTGCGATACATCCTGCATTCCGGGCCAGCATCATATCGTAGCTGGTATCGCCAACCATAAAGGTGTTTGCCGGCTCTGCCCCCGCATCCCGCATTGCTTTTTCCAGCATCTGCGGATGTGGCTTGCCTGGATTTTGATCAGGTGTCTGCAGCGACACGAAGAAACCTTCAAGACCATGCTGATGAACAACTGCCTTCAGGCCGCGCATGGATTTTCCGGTGGCCACCGCCATCTTGACGCCACGTCGATGCAACGCCCTTAGGGTTTCCACAGTGCCGCGAAACAGCGGCTCGTCATGATCGGGGAGTTGGCGGCGTCTGAAATAAGCTGCTTTATAGGCATCGACCAACACAGCCAGCAGTTTGGTATCCGAAGGGTCTGGCAGATACTGAAGAACGGCTTCATCGAGGTTCAAGCCAATGCAGTTACGGATAGATTGCTCGTCCGGTGACGACAATCCCTGAGTCTGGAATGCCTCCCTCATGCTCGCGACTACATTATGCTGACTATCGACGAGGGTTCCGTCACAATCAAAGACCACAAGTGTTTCGGAAGATTTTTCCGCCATCAGTAAATTCCAGAAAAAAAGTCGGCGATACAAGACCGCCGACTATAGATTTAAGTCGCTGCGCGATTAACCGCACTGGTGATCGCCCTGAGAGAAGCGGTAACAATATTGGCATGGCGCCCCACGCCAAAAACCGGCTCACCATCACCTCCACGCATTTCTACATAGGCAACAGCAACGGCATCCGCACCGAACCCCGTGGTATGCTCACGATAATCGTTGACCTTAAGATCCAGGTTATATTTATCAGTCAATGCTGACATATAAGCATCTATCGGGCCTGTTCCCACTCCCTCGACCACCGTTTCGGCTCCCGCATGCTTGATTGTCGCCGTCAATTTACGTCGTTCCGGTGCTTTTGGATCAATAGTCGTCTGATGATCAACAAACTCCACATCACCCGCTGCATTGAGATACTCACTTTCAAAGACTTCAAAAATTGACGCCGAGGATAATTCCTTTCCTGTAGCGTCTGCTATACCTTGAACGACTTTGCTCAATTCTACCTGCAAAAGCTTCGGCAACTCGATGCCATAATCCTCTTCCAGAAGATACGCAACACCGCCCTTTCCTGATTGGCTATTCACCCGGATAACCGCATCATAGTTCCGTCCCAGATCTGCAGGATCAATGGGCAGATAAGGAATTTCCCAAAGCTCACTATTGGATTTCTTAAGAGCAGAAAATCCTTTCTTAATAGCATCCTGATGGGATCCGGAAAAAGCGGTGAAGACCAGATCACCCCCATAAGGGTGACGTGGATGAACCGGCAGCTGGTTACAATATTCAACTGTTCGGACAACTTCATTGATATTGCTGAAATCCAGTTTTGGGTCAACACCTTGTGTATACATATTCATGGCAATATTGACCACGTCTACGTTTCCGGTCCGCTCACCATTCCCAAACAATGTGCCTTCAACACGGTCAGCGCCCGCCATGATACCAAATTCTGCAGCCGCAACACCGGTACCGCGGTCATTATGAGGATGTAAGCTCAATAAAATCAGATGCCGATCTGGTAAGTTCCGATGCATCCATTCAATCTGATCCGCATAAATATTGGCACTGGCCACTTCCACCGTCGCAGGGAGGTTGAAGATTATCTTATTATCTTCCGTCGGCTTCCAGATATTCATCACGGCTGTACAGACCTCACAGGCATAATCCATCTCGGTCTGTGTAAAACTTTCGGGAGAATATTCCATCTGCACATGGGTTTCCGGCATTTCATCTGCAAGCTGACGCACTAATTTCGTGCCTTCAATGGCAATTTGCTTGATACCAACTTTATCCAGATCGAAAACCACTCGTCGCTGCAAGGTTGATGTCGAATTATACAGATGGACAATCGCTTGTTTTGACCCTCGAATACTATCGAAAGTACGGCGAATTAACTCTTCACGTGCTTGTGTCAAAACCTGAATTTTGACGTCCTCAGGGATTTCCCCTTCGTCAATCAGGAATCGTACAAAATCAAAGTCGGTTTGCGATGCGGAGGGAAACCCAACTTCGATTTCCTTAAAGCCAAGCTCCACCAAATGGCGGAACATGCGCAGTTTTCTTTCGTGCCCCATGGGTTCGATCAGCGCCTGATTGCCGTCGCGTAAGTCTACGCTGCACCAGATGGGCGCTTTGTCGATCACCACAGAAGGCCATTGCCGGTCTGGCAGGTCGATTGGGGCGAACGTTTTATATTTATCGCCAGGTGTAAATGTCATTTCAATTTCCTTTTGTCTCTTACAGGCACTGCAAGCGCCTAATTCTTCATTTGTTGTTTCATGCAGCTCAATTACGGTCGCAGGAGGCTACTCAAATTCTGCGACCGCCTGGAAGTCGAGAGAGCCTCCCGGAAGTACGGCACAAATCTTCCTGCGTTACGCTGCTAAAATTTCTTGAAATGATCGACCCGAAGATCTTGGTTAAATACATAAAACTGCCTGACAAATTAGGGAATAGGACTTCGTTCGCCCCGGCACCATTTTAGAGTGCCGGGCCAATAAGTCGCAGGCCAATAAGTCGTCTTGTATTTATCATGGGTGAAAATTTATCCATTACACTCTATTAGTCAAGCTTAAAGCATGTTTTCCGCTAGTTTTGTTTTTACAGACCATGCGCCAGAAAAGGATCTTCATAATCATTCTCATGGAAATCGAGAAGCTTCCAGGTTTCCGCCATATGCTGACTAAGGGGGGCCGTTATGCTCAACTCTCCCCCGTCCGGATGGCTTATTGTGATTTCACGCGCATGAAGGTGCATTTTCTTACTCACCGCCCCGTCCAGAAACGCCTCAGAGCCGCCATACTTGCCGTCACCAACGATCGGGGTCTCAATGGCCACACAATGCACCCGCAGCTGATGTGTACGGCCTGTGACCGGCTTTAGCGCCAGCCATGAGGCCGTCTGTCCGGCAACAGCGATGACGGAATAATCCGTCACGGCTTTCTGACCCTCCCGGTCTACGACAACCTTTTCGCCATTCGCCGTGACGATTTTTCGCAAATTGAAGGAAATTGTCGCTTCATGTGGCCGCGGCACGCCGGCTACCAACGCCCAGTAAATTTTCCGGGTTGAACGGTTCCTGAAAGCTTCCGTTAAAAATTTCGCCGCCAAGCGTGTCCGGCCAATAACCAGAACACCTGATGTATCCTTGTCCAATCGGTGAACGAGCCGTGGTTTCTCCTCGTAGTCATACTGCAACCCGGCGAGTAATCCATCAATATGCCGGTTTTGCCCGCTGCCGCCCTGCACCGGAATACCTGCGGGTTTATTGAGGACAATGACTTTATCATCC
It includes:
- a CDS encoding acetyl-CoA carboxylase biotin carboxylase subunit — protein: MFKKILIANRGEIACRVIRSAQEMGIKTVAVYSEADDGAVHMRNADEAVHIGPAAAAESYLIIDKIIDACKQTGAEAVHPGYGFLSENQAFADALDEAGIAFIGPGQKAIASMGDKIASKKLALEAGVSTVPGHMDLIEDADHAVKISGEIGYPVMIKASAGGGGKGMRVAYDDDEAREGFQSAKNEAISSFGDDRIFIEKFVVDPRHIEIQVLADKHGNCIYLGERECSIQRRHQKVIEEAPSPFLDEDLRKAMGEQAVALAREVDYHSAGTVEFIVGADRSFYFLEMNTRLQVEHPVTELITGVDLVEQMIRIAYGEKLDLQQDDVTLTGWAVESRLYAEDPYRGFLPSIGRLRRYTIPKGENVRVDTGVTEGSEITMFYDPMIAKLVTYGANREDAIEEMGRALDAYEVKGIAHNVNFLNAVCNHPRFKAGNLTTGFIAEEYPEGFVGVELDTETYEKLAALAVLVQLRHASRKKKKLAERAGEDWIVSEGKEKSLAVHVEDIKGGIDVEIDGTVIAVRSKWKPGKRFVKAEINGRKIIAQLELSRGIVQLTHGGAILDFSVQRPAIAELAKLMPVKVAPDMSKYLLCPMPGMIVSVHVDEGEEIKAGQTLAVVEAMKMENILRAENDGVVSKVSASAGDTLAVDDIILEFE
- a CDS encoding acyl-CoA carboxylase subunit beta, which produces MQDIIQQLEEKRAKARLGGGQHRIESQHSKGKLTARERILLLLDENSFEEWDMFVEHRCTEFGMENEAVIGDGVVTGHGTVNGKLVFVFSQDFTVFGGSLSEYHAKKICKVMDKAVQVGAPVIGINDSGGARIQEGIDSLAGYAEVFQRNVMASGVVPQISVIMGPCAGGAVYSPAMTDFIFMVRDSSYMFVTGPDVVKTVTNETVTAEELGGAGTHTSKSSVADNAYDNDVEVLNEVRRLVDFLPSSNLETSPVRKSFDDPDRREASLDTLIPSNANKPYDMMELVEKLVDEGDFFEIQPDFAKNIITGFGRMEGQTVGIVANQPMVLAGCLDIDSSRKAARFVRFCDCFNIPIVTLVDVPGFLPGTSQEYGGIIKHGAKLLYAYAEATVPKVTVITRKAYGGAYDVMSSKHLRGDVNYAWPSAEIAVMGSKGAVEIIFRSEIGDEEKIQKRTDEYQERFANPFIAGNRGFIDDVIMPNNTRHRVASSLRMLKNKQLENPWKKHGNIPL
- a CDS encoding ATP12 family chaperone protein, encoding MKRFYENVTVGKEEAGYSVLLDERPIKTPAKSLVSLPTKALAEAIAEEWLAQKETVEPASMPLMQAAATAIDRVTTQRQKVIEDIVAYGGTDLICYRAAYPESLIVKQSAAWDPLLVWVKSRHGAQLNTTNSIAHIAQDESQLAKLAAVVNAQEDMTLAPLYNITALCGSLVISLAVLDGHLSASEAFDISELDETHTMENWGADEEALIRRKNNKKSLMASTRFLALSGILV
- a CDS encoding HAD-IA family hydrolase produces the protein MAEKSSETLVVFDCDGTLVDSQHNVVASMREAFQTQGLSSPDEQSIRNCIGLNLDEAVLQYLPDPSDTKLLAVLVDAYKAAYFRRRQLPDHDEPLFRGTVETLRALHRRGVKMAVATGKSMRGLKAVVHQHGLEGFFVSLQTPDQNPGKPHPQMLEKAMRDAGAEPANTFMVGDTSYDMMLARNAGCIAVGVSWGYHNDQELQESGAKYLIHDFEELINLVLPL
- the leuA gene encoding 2-isopropylmalate synthase yields the protein MTFTPGDKYKTFAPIDLPDRQWPSVVIDKAPIWCSVDLRDGNQALIEPMGHERKLRMFRHLVELGFKEIEVGFPSASQTDFDFVRFLIDEGEIPEDVKIQVLTQAREELIRRTFDSIRGSKQAIVHLYNSTSTLQRRVVFDLDKVGIKQIAIEGTKLVRQLADEMPETHVQMEYSPESFTQTEMDYACEVCTAVMNIWKPTEDNKIIFNLPATVEVASANIYADQIEWMHRNLPDRHLILLSLHPHNDRGTGVAAAEFGIMAGADRVEGTLFGNGERTGNVDVVNIAMNMYTQGVDPKLDFSNINEVVRTVEYCNQLPVHPRHPYGGDLVFTAFSGSHQDAIKKGFSALKKSNSELWEIPYLPIDPADLGRNYDAVIRVNSQSGKGGVAYLLEEDYGIELPKLLQVELSKVVQGIADATGKELSSASIFEVFESEYLNAAGDVEFVDHQTTIDPKAPERRKLTATIKHAGAETVVEGVGTGPIDAYMSALTDKYNLDLKVNDYREHTTGFGADAVAVAYVEMRGGDGEPVFGVGRHANIVTASLRAITSAVNRAAT
- a CDS encoding RluA family pseudouridine synthase; this translates as MSRVQHLIVSQGEANLRVDRWFKAHFPGMTHGQLEKHLRKGDIRVDKKRAKANQRLEEGQTVRIPPLDDSVYKPMTGSSASRSRDTTLSDRDIADIRKMVLHMDDKVIVLNKPAGIPVQGGSGQNRHIDGLLAGLQYDYEEKPRLVHRLDKDTSGVLVIGRTRLAAKFLTEAFRNRSTRKIYWALVAGVPRPHEATISFNLRKIVTANGEKVVVDREGQKAVTDYSVIAVAGQTASWLALKPVTGRTHQLRVHCVAIETPIVGDGKYGGSEAFLDGAVSKKMHLHAREITISHPDGGELSITAPLSQHMAETWKLLDFHENDYEDPFLAHGL